The Nocardioides panzhihuensis genome has a segment encoding these proteins:
- a CDS encoding SGNH/GDSL hydrolase family protein, translating to MNGLTFRLSKVRLAVSLTSIALLGAGLAVAPGSPASAAGESYVALGDSYSSGVGTRSYLSDGSACKRSTLAYPSLVAAAKSYSLNFRACSGAVVADVTNSQLSALSSSTRYVTISVGGNDAGFADVITECALPAWASDCAGAVAGAQNYIRSTLPGSLGTLYSRIRSAAPNAKVVVVGYPKLFMGEDCNAFTWFSPQDEAILNDTAVLLNNTTASRASTAGFGFVNPISRFTGHAVCDDVEWVNGLSNPIEESYHANAAGHRDGYTPLVSSPLTGAAVTATPALVDAAEATGSAQAAKQRKYAALDRHIEPKVFQPPTRERLQKLADQRGVDLDAWLATH from the coding sequence ATGAACGGTTTGACCTTCCGCCTGTCCAAAGTCCGCCTCGCGGTCTCCCTCACATCCATCGCCCTTCTCGGCGCCGGCCTGGCCGTCGCCCCCGGCTCCCCAGCCTCCGCGGCTGGGGAGTCGTACGTCGCGCTCGGCGACTCCTACTCCTCCGGAGTCGGCACCCGCAGCTATCTCAGTGACGGCTCCGCCTGTAAACGGTCGACCCTGGCGTACCCGAGCCTGGTCGCCGCGGCGAAGAGCTACAGCCTCAACTTCCGCGCCTGCTCGGGCGCAGTCGTCGCCGACGTCACGAACAGCCAGCTCAGCGCCCTGTCCAGCTCCACCCGCTATGTGACCATCTCGGTCGGTGGCAACGATGCCGGCTTCGCGGACGTGATCACCGAGTGTGCCCTTCCCGCCTGGGCGAGCGACTGTGCGGGCGCGGTCGCGGGGGCGCAGAACTACATCCGCAGCACGCTCCCCGGCAGCCTCGGGACGCTCTACTCCCGGATCCGGTCGGCCGCGCCCAATGCGAAGGTGGTGGTCGTGGGCTATCCGAAGCTGTTCATGGGCGAGGACTGCAACGCCTTCACCTGGTTCAGCCCGCAGGACGAGGCGATCCTCAACGACACCGCTGTGCTCCTCAACAACACCACCGCCTCGCGCGCGAGCACCGCCGGATTCGGCTTCGTGAACCCGATCAGCCGGTTCACCGGACACGCCGTCTGTGACGACGTCGAGTGGGTCAACGGGCTCTCCAACCCGATCGAGGAGTCCTACCATGCCAACGCAGCCGGCCACCGCGACGGCTACACGCCTCTGGTGAGCTCTCCGCTCACCGGCGCCGCGGTCACCGCGACCCCGGCACTGGTCGACGCCGCCGAGGCGACCGGCTCCGCACAGGCCGCCAAGCAGCGGAAGTACGCCGCGCTCGACCGTCACATCGAGCCGAAGGTGTTCCAGCCGCCGACCCGTGAACGTCTGCAGAAGCTCGCGGACCAGCGCGGGGTGGATCTGGACGCCTGGCTGGCGACGCACTGA
- a CDS encoding penicillin-binding transpeptidase domain-containing protein, with the protein MRVSRGIAALAVALPLLAACGEAEEPGPSMSTLTTALESGTFTKVDFVAKTDADAVAADYSDLTGNLFGKLGAPDVSATKPTFTGEGTDSAKSTLTWAWGLPGGRWTYESEVELRKTGEKWEFVWEPTVVAPALAEGRSLHVETVHQQRGEIRSTSGATLVADRPVVTVGIDKTLIDPVAAPAAARDVAAIVGINPKRYAKRVKAAGDKAFVEALSIRKPMMTKAKAAEIAKIKGAAMLNRTLPLGPTKEFASPVVGIVGEVTAEMMKKKPGTYLPGDLAGLSGLQARYDGQLRGKPGLQVAVLGDEGEVLKKLYSTDPIDGKPLAVTLDARLQKSAEKILKRVEPESALVAIRPSDGAVLVAANGADNKMNLATFGQAAPGSTFKAATTLAMLRKGLSPKSQVKCPAKATIDGKTFKNDSWYPQSGLGEITLAHAVAESCNTAMVGAADEIGHAEIASAAASLGFGIDRDAGFASYFGQIPEPAGETEHAADLIGQGKVLASPLVMASVIGSIQAGHTVVPNLVEGQVAKPSGVEPLAAAEADQLRTIFRGVVTDGTGRGLADVPGKPVIAKTGTAEFDRNGKRLTHTWMIAAQGDLAVAVYVDEGENGASTSGPLVEAFLRMANER; encoded by the coding sequence ATGCGAGTATCCCGGGGCATCGCGGCCCTTGCTGTTGCTTTACCGCTGCTTGCTGCCTGCGGCGAGGCCGAGGAGCCGGGTCCGAGCATGTCGACCCTGACCACGGCCCTGGAGAGCGGCACGTTCACGAAGGTCGACTTCGTCGCGAAGACCGACGCCGACGCCGTCGCCGCCGACTACAGCGATCTGACCGGCAACCTGTTCGGGAAGCTCGGAGCGCCAGACGTGTCCGCGACCAAGCCGACCTTCACCGGCGAGGGCACCGACAGCGCGAAGTCGACGCTCACCTGGGCGTGGGGCCTGCCGGGTGGTCGGTGGACCTACGAGTCGGAGGTGGAGCTCCGCAAGACCGGTGAGAAGTGGGAGTTCGTCTGGGAGCCGACAGTCGTCGCCCCGGCGCTTGCCGAAGGACGCAGCCTGCATGTCGAGACCGTCCACCAGCAGCGGGGCGAGATCCGGAGCACGTCGGGAGCGACCCTGGTCGCCGATCGGCCGGTCGTCACGGTGGGCATCGACAAGACTCTGATCGACCCGGTGGCCGCGCCTGCGGCCGCGCGGGACGTCGCCGCGATCGTCGGCATCAATCCGAAGCGTTACGCCAAGCGCGTCAAGGCGGCCGGGGACAAGGCGTTCGTCGAGGCGCTCTCGATCCGCAAGCCGATGATGACGAAGGCGAAGGCTGCCGAGATCGCCAAGATCAAGGGTGCCGCCATGCTCAATCGGACCCTCCCGCTCGGCCCGACCAAGGAGTTCGCCTCGCCGGTCGTCGGCATCGTCGGTGAGGTGACGGCCGAGATGATGAAGAAGAAGCCCGGGACCTACCTTCCGGGCGATCTCGCCGGCCTCTCCGGACTGCAGGCGCGCTACGACGGGCAGCTGCGGGGGAAGCCCGGGCTGCAGGTCGCGGTCCTCGGTGACGAGGGTGAGGTGCTCAAGAAGCTCTACAGCACGGACCCGATCGACGGGAAGCCGCTGGCCGTCACGCTCGACGCGCGGCTGCAGAAGAGCGCCGAGAAGATCCTGAAGCGGGTCGAGCCCGAGAGCGCGCTGGTCGCGATCCGGCCCAGCGACGGCGCCGTGCTGGTCGCCGCCAACGGCGCGGACAACAAGATGAACCTGGCGACCTTCGGCCAGGCCGCTCCGGGATCGACCTTCAAGGCGGCGACCACGCTGGCCATGCTGCGCAAGGGACTCAGTCCCAAGAGCCAGGTCAAGTGCCCCGCCAAGGCCACCATCGACGGCAAGACGTTCAAGAACGACTCGTGGTACCCGCAGTCCGGCTTGGGGGAGATCACGCTCGCGCACGCCGTCGCCGAGTCCTGCAACACCGCGATGGTCGGCGCGGCGGACGAGATCGGCCACGCCGAGATCGCCTCGGCCGCCGCCTCGCTGGGCTTCGGCATCGACCGCGACGCCGGCTTCGCCTCCTACTTCGGCCAGATCCCCGAGCCCGCAGGCGAGACCGAGCACGCCGCCGACCTGATCGGCCAGGGCAAGGTGCTCGCCTCGCCGCTGGTGATGGCCTCGGTCATCGGCTCCATCCAGGCCGGCCACACCGTGGTCCCGAACCTCGTCGAGGGCCAGGTTGCCAAGCCGTCGGGCGTGGAGCCGCTCGCCGCGGCGGAGGCCGACCAGCTGCGTACGATCTTCCGTGGCGTGGTCACCGACGGCACCGGCAGGGGCCTGGCCGACGTGCCGGGCAAACCGGTGATCGCCAAGACCGGCACCGCGGAGTTCGACCGCAACGGCAAGCGTCTGACCCACACCTGGATGATCGCCGCGCAGGGTGACCTGGCGGTGGCCGTCTACGTCGACGAGGGTGAGAACGGCGCGTCCACGTCGGGCCCGCTCGTCGAGGCGTTCCTGCGGATGGCCAACGAGCGCTAG
- a CDS encoding flotillin family protein — protein MELLVSIAGLVVLLILLLLLVTSRYKVAGPNQAFIVTGRKGKAVLNPETGQLTTDLSGQKVVLGGGVFVVPFVQKLATMDLSSRRISVQIRGAVSGQGIKLNLEGVAIVKVGGNADQIRLSAQRFLSQQEEIEPFTQEVLAGALRSIVGGLTVEQIIRDRAAFAQRVADESESSLTGQGLILDTFQIQDVTDDGSYLANLGRPEAARITQAASIAEAEARRAAEQARIKAEEEIAIAQRALALKQAEIKAETDAATATAAAAGPLAQADRDQAILTEQEKVAVHQAALTERQLETQVRKPADAERYRVEQEAEARRSSEIAAAEARKAATIAAAEADAEQARLSGEAEKARRAALAEAEAIEGAKRGEAQKSLRLAGAEATRAEGEASAAATLAIGQAEAEAMEKRASAFESYNDAAVLQMLIEVLPRVAKEVAAPISAIDNLTVLSTDGAGAIPKQVNDNVVQTLAMLKTTTGIDLGSMLRKAASPNGENGSAAAPSAELPS, from the coding sequence ATGGAACTGCTGGTGTCGATTGCCGGCCTCGTCGTACTTCTCATCCTGCTTCTCCTGCTGGTCACCAGCCGCTACAAGGTCGCCGGACCCAACCAGGCCTTCATCGTCACCGGCCGCAAGGGCAAGGCGGTCCTGAACCCGGAGACCGGCCAGCTCACCACCGACCTCTCGGGCCAGAAGGTCGTGCTCGGCGGCGGCGTCTTCGTGGTCCCGTTCGTCCAGAAGCTGGCGACGATGGACCTCTCCTCGCGCCGGATCTCGGTCCAGATCCGCGGCGCGGTCTCCGGGCAGGGCATCAAGCTCAACCTCGAGGGTGTCGCGATCGTGAAGGTGGGCGGCAACGCAGACCAGATCCGCCTGTCCGCCCAGCGGTTCCTCTCCCAGCAGGAGGAGATCGAGCCCTTCACGCAGGAGGTGCTCGCCGGTGCGCTGCGCTCGATCGTGGGCGGCCTGACCGTCGAGCAGATCATCCGTGACCGGGCCGCGTTCGCCCAGCGGGTCGCCGACGAGTCCGAGTCCTCGCTCACCGGCCAGGGCCTGATCCTGGACACCTTCCAGATCCAGGATGTCACCGACGACGGCTCCTACCTCGCCAACCTCGGTCGACCCGAGGCCGCCCGCATCACCCAGGCGGCCTCGATCGCCGAGGCGGAGGCCCGGCGTGCCGCCGAGCAGGCCCGCATCAAGGCCGAGGAGGAGATCGCGATCGCTCAGCGCGCTCTCGCTCTCAAGCAGGCCGAGATCAAGGCCGAGACCGACGCCGCCACCGCCACCGCCGCTGCCGCCGGGCCGCTCGCGCAGGCCGACCGCGACCAGGCCATCCTCACCGAGCAGGAGAAGGTCGCCGTGCATCAGGCGGCGCTGACCGAGCGCCAGCTCGAGACGCAGGTCCGCAAGCCCGCCGACGCCGAGCGCTACCGCGTCGAGCAGGAGGCAGAGGCTCGCCGCAGCTCCGAGATCGCCGCGGCAGAGGCCCGCAAGGCGGCCACCATTGCCGCAGCCGAGGCCGACGCCGAGCAGGCCAGACTCAGCGGTGAGGCGGAGAAGGCCCGCCGCGCCGCGCTGGCCGAGGCCGAGGCCATCGAGGGCGCCAAGCGCGGTGAAGCGCAGAAGTCGCTGCGTCTTGCGGGCGCCGAGGCGACCCGGGCCGAGGGTGAGGCGAGCGCTGCCGCCACGCTGGCCATCGGCCAGGCCGAGGCGGAAGCGATGGAGAAGCGGGCCTCGGCGTTCGAGTCCTACAACGACGCTGCCGTGCTGCAGATGCTCATCGAGGTCCTGCCGCGGGTCGCCAAGGAGGTCGCCGCGCCGATCAGCGCCATCGACAACCTCACCGTGCTCTCCACCGACGGCGCCGGCGCCATCCCGAAGCAGGTCAACGACAACGTCGTCCAGACCCTCGCCATGCTCAAGACCACGACCGGCATCGACCTCGGATCGATGCTCCGCAAGGCGGCGTCCCCCAACGGCGAGAACGGCTCCGCGGCGGCTCCCTCCGCCGAACTGCCGAGCTGA
- a CDS encoding pirin family protein, which translates to MTSQIRRGTARFTERPPGLRPGKITWHTYSFGPHYDPDRIGFGPIVTYDEHLLRNGEGFDTHHHAGVSIVTWPLSGEVTHTDSTGATGTVSPGQVGVFTTGDGVDHSEFATASSTRFIQVWIAGSTGAPAYVVHDVAPREGEWAEAVSLPAGTLYVARIGTNGPSEITLPEARLRHLHIASGALLRSGMAEPLTAGDAFEVTAGDDLPPEFTISAGVPTELLLWCFE; encoded by the coding sequence GTGACTTCCCAGATCCGCCGAGGAACCGCCCGATTCACAGAGCGTCCACCCGGCCTCAGACCAGGAAAAATAACCTGGCACACCTACTCGTTCGGCCCCCACTACGACCCCGACCGCATCGGCTTCGGCCCGATCGTGACGTACGACGAGCACCTGCTGCGCAACGGTGAGGGGTTCGACACCCATCACCATGCCGGTGTCTCGATCGTCACCTGGCCGTTGTCAGGCGAGGTGACCCACACCGACTCGACCGGGGCCACGGGCACCGTCTCCCCCGGCCAGGTCGGTGTCTTCACCACCGGTGACGGCGTCGACCACTCGGAGTTCGCCACGGCCTCCAGCACCCGGTTCATCCAGGTCTGGATCGCCGGCAGCACCGGCGCGCCGGCGTACGTCGTCCACGACGTCGCCCCGCGCGAGGGTGAGTGGGCCGAGGCCGTGTCACTGCCCGCAGGGACGCTGTACGTCGCTCGCATCGGCACCAACGGCCCGTCCGAGATCACTCTTCCCGAGGCCCGGCTACGCCACCTCCACATCGCCTCCGGTGCCCTCCTGCGCAGCGGCATGGCCGAGCCGCTCACCGCCGGCGACGCCTTCGAGGTGACCGCCGGCGACGACCTGCCGCCGGAGTTCACGATCAGCGCCGGCGTACCGACCGAGCTTCTGCTCTGGTGCTTCGAGTAG
- a CDS encoding glycoside hydrolase family 1 protein — protein MAFPKFPTGFLFGTADATRPGGEQDVALLQRLGAPGYRFAVSWREFQPGGRGAVDPDARARYDRLVDELLEAGLRPSATLYAGELPEPLVADGGWLNRATVDAFGEYARTVADLIGDRVPEWVPVQDPNVAGYLGYGLGTIAPGRRAGWGVVAALHHLLLAHGRGVQVLRAAGVESVGCANHHEPIWPLSEDPADVGAAKLVDLAWNAVPLEAMLMGRYPRDLAGLADEVVMPGDMAVIRSPLDFYGVNFFAPQRIGASAEGDEIPFRMVPLVGHPATDTGWGVVPTALREWLIITRSRYRAAMPPIVVTECGAAYDAPLVDGEVDDQARIDYLEAHLEAVSAAIERGVDVRGFYAYTLLDRDGWEAPFTGKDWEDGVGGKYGLVHVDAAGVRTPKRSFGWYADLVAAHAEGAPTG, from the coding sequence GTGGCGTTTCCCAAGTTCCCGACTGGCTTCCTGTTCGGCACTGCAGACGCCACCCGGCCGGGGGGCGAGCAGGATGTTGCGCTGCTTCAACGTCTCGGTGCGCCGGGATACCGCTTCGCGGTCTCCTGGCGTGAGTTCCAGCCGGGTGGTCGCGGTGCCGTCGATCCGGATGCCCGCGCTCGCTACGACCGACTGGTCGACGAGCTGCTCGAGGCCGGTCTGCGCCCGTCGGCCACTCTCTACGCCGGGGAGCTCCCCGAGCCGCTGGTCGCCGACGGTGGCTGGCTCAACCGCGCCACGGTCGACGCCTTCGGTGAGTACGCCCGGACGGTCGCGGACCTGATCGGCGACCGGGTCCCGGAGTGGGTGCCGGTCCAGGATCCCAACGTGGCCGGCTATCTCGGCTACGGGCTCGGCACCATCGCACCCGGTCGCCGCGCGGGCTGGGGAGTCGTCGCGGCGCTGCACCATCTGCTCCTCGCCCATGGCCGTGGCGTCCAGGTGCTGCGCGCAGCCGGGGTCGAGTCGGTCGGGTGCGCCAACCACCACGAGCCGATCTGGCCGCTCTCCGAGGACCCTGCCGACGTCGGTGCCGCCAAGCTCGTCGACCTGGCCTGGAACGCCGTGCCTCTCGAGGCGATGCTGATGGGCCGCTACCCGCGCGACCTCGCCGGCCTCGCCGACGAGGTGGTGATGCCGGGGGACATGGCCGTGATCCGCTCCCCGCTGGACTTCTACGGGGTCAACTTCTTCGCCCCGCAGCGCATCGGCGCATCGGCCGAGGGCGACGAGATCCCGTTCCGGATGGTGCCGCTCGTCGGCCACCCGGCCACCGACACCGGTTGGGGTGTGGTGCCGACCGCCCTGCGCGAGTGGCTGATCATCACCCGCTCGCGTTATCGCGCGGCGATGCCGCCGATCGTGGTGACCGAGTGCGGTGCTGCGTACGATGCTCCGCTGGTCGACGGCGAGGTCGACGACCAGGCCCGGATCGACTACCTCGAGGCACACCTGGAAGCGGTCTCGGCCGCGATCGAGCGCGGTGTAGACGTGCGTGGCTTCTACGCCTACACCCTGCTCGACCGAGACGGCTGGGAGGCGCCGTTCACCGGCAAGGACTGGGAGGACGGCGTGGGTGGCAAGTACGGCCTGGTGCACGTCGATGCCGCCGGGGTGCGCACGCCGAAGCGGTCCTTCGGATGGTACGCCGACCTGGTCGCCGCTCACGCCGAGGGCGCCCCTACGGGCTAG
- a CDS encoding HIT family protein: MSDCLFCNIVAGNIPSTKVYEDDETYAFMDIAPAAEGHTVVVPKTHTKDVLESDPAVYAATAKAAQAVAKRAVDVLQADGVNVLNNCGSTAWQTVFHLHFHVIPRYIDKSKDSLTLPWVPHPGDLDAIKAIGQKLAF, encoded by the coding sequence ATGAGTGACTGCCTGTTCTGCAACATCGTCGCGGGCAACATCCCCTCGACGAAGGTCTACGAGGACGACGAGACGTACGCCTTCATGGACATCGCCCCGGCTGCCGAGGGTCACACGGTGGTGGTGCCGAAGACGCACACGAAGGACGTCCTGGAGTCCGACCCCGCGGTCTACGCCGCGACCGCGAAGGCCGCCCAGGCGGTCGCGAAGCGGGCCGTCGACGTGCTGCAGGCGGACGGGGTCAACGTACTCAACAACTGCGGGTCGACCGCATGGCAGACGGTGTTCCACCTGCACTTCCACGTCATCCCGCGCTACATCGACAAGTCCAAGGACTCGCTCACGCTGCCCTGGGTGCCGCATCCGGGCGACCTGGACGCGATCAAGGCGATCGGCCAGAAGCTCGCGTTCTAG
- a CDS encoding NADPH-dependent 2,4-dienoyl-CoA reductase, whose product MAYESLLSPLTIGSLTLRNRVVMGSMHTGLEDHAWDIPKLAAYFAERARGGTGLIITGGYAPNKRGWLKPFASEMSSRLHAAQHRRVTAAVHEEGGAIAMQVLHAGRYAYTPFSVSASAVQAPINPFKPAALSDKAVDATVTDFAKSVALAKRAGYDAVEIMGSEGYLINQFLAERTNQREDRWGGTTTNRMRFPVEIVRRSRELVGDDFPIIFRLSILDLVEDGQTWEETVELAYALQDAGVSVFNTGIGWHEARVPTIITQVPRGAWLDMTARLKAEVSVPVCASNRINTPELAESAIAEGKADLVSMARPLLADPEFAKKTAEGRTDEINTCIACNQACLDHAFSNKAASCLVNPRAARETTLVLRPTKLKQTVAVVGAGPAGLAAATSAAERGFSVTLFEKASQLGGQFRLAMEVPGKEDFKDTLRYFTRRLEVLGVEVRLDTEATTADLEPFDHVIVSTGVTPRVPQIAGSEDARVVTYADVLAGRVVPGDRVAVIGAGGIGVDVSVWLTHRPESLDEWKARWGVGDPATFRGGLTRPVLEAPARQVTLLQRKATPIGIGLGKTSGWAHRAHLKQDGIKQVRGATYDKIEAGDDSVILHYAVDGEPHTLEVDHVVLCAGQESVRNLWTEREHWHLIGGADVAAELDAKRAIQQGTEVAAGL is encoded by the coding sequence ATGGCGTACGAATCCCTGCTCTCCCCGCTGACGATCGGGTCGCTCACCCTGCGCAACAGGGTGGTGATGGGGTCGATGCACACCGGGCTCGAGGACCACGCGTGGGACATTCCCAAGCTGGCAGCCTACTTCGCCGAGCGCGCACGCGGCGGCACCGGGCTGATCATCACCGGCGGCTACGCCCCCAACAAGCGTGGCTGGCTGAAGCCCTTCGCGAGCGAGATGAGCTCCCGGCTGCACGCCGCCCAGCACCGTCGGGTCACCGCGGCGGTGCACGAGGAGGGTGGCGCGATCGCGATGCAGGTGCTGCACGCGGGCCGCTACGCCTACACGCCGTTCTCGGTGAGCGCCTCGGCCGTCCAGGCGCCGATCAACCCGTTCAAGCCCGCGGCGCTCTCGGACAAGGCCGTGGACGCGACCGTGACCGACTTCGCCAAGAGCGTGGCACTGGCGAAGCGGGCGGGCTATGACGCGGTCGAGATCATGGGGTCCGAGGGCTACCTGATCAACCAGTTCCTCGCGGAGCGGACCAACCAGCGCGAGGACCGCTGGGGCGGCACCACGACCAACCGGATGCGGTTCCCGGTGGAGATCGTGCGCCGGTCGCGCGAGCTGGTCGGCGACGACTTCCCGATCATCTTCCGGCTCTCCATCCTCGACCTGGTCGAGGACGGGCAGACCTGGGAGGAGACGGTCGAGCTCGCCTACGCGCTCCAGGACGCCGGGGTGTCCGTCTTCAACACGGGCATCGGCTGGCACGAGGCTCGCGTGCCCACCATCATCACCCAGGTCCCGCGCGGCGCTTGGCTCGACATGACCGCGCGCCTCAAGGCCGAGGTCAGCGTGCCGGTCTGCGCCTCCAACCGGATCAACACCCCCGAGCTCGCCGAGTCGGCGATCGCCGAGGGCAAGGCCGACCTGGTCTCGATGGCCCGCCCGCTGCTGGCCGACCCGGAGTTCGCCAAGAAGACCGCCGAGGGCCGCACCGACGAGATCAACACCTGCATCGCCTGCAACCAGGCCTGCCTGGACCACGCCTTCTCCAACAAGGCCGCCTCCTGCCTGGTCAACCCGCGCGCCGCGCGCGAGACGACGCTGGTGCTCCGCCCGACCAAGCTCAAGCAGACCGTGGCCGTCGTCGGTGCCGGACCGGCCGGCCTCGCCGCCGCCACCTCGGCCGCCGAACGTGGTTTCTCGGTGACCCTGTTCGAGAAGGCCTCGCAGCTCGGAGGCCAGTTCCGGCTCGCCATGGAGGTGCCGGGCAAGGAGGACTTCAAGGACACCCTGCGCTACTTCACCCGGCGCCTGGAGGTGCTCGGGGTCGAGGTACGTCTCGACACCGAGGCCACCACCGCTGACCTGGAGCCCTTCGACCACGTCATCGTCTCCACCGGCGTCACGCCGCGGGTCCCGCAGATCGCCGGCTCCGAGGACGCCCGGGTCGTGACGTACGCCGACGTGCTCGCCGGCCGGGTCGTCCCGGGTGACCGCGTCGCGGTCATCGGCGCCGGCGGCATCGGCGTCGACGTCTCCGTCTGGCTGACCCACCGGCCCGAGAGCCTCGACGAGTGGAAGGCCCGCTGGGGCGTCGGCGACCCGGCGACCTTCCGCGGCGGTCTGACCCGGCCGGTCCTGGAGGCTCCCGCCCGCCAGGTGACGCTGCTGCAGCGCAAGGCCACCCCGATCGGGATCGGCCTCGGCAAGACCTCGGGCTGGGCCCACCGCGCTCACCTGAAGCAGGACGGCATCAAGCAGGTCCGGGGTGCGACCTACGACAAGATCGAGGCCGGCGACGACTCCGTCATCCTCCACTACGCCGTCGACGGAGAGCCGCACACGCTCGAGGTCGACCACGTGGTCCTCTGCGCCGGTCAGGAGTCGGTACGCAACCTCTGGACCGAGCGGGAGCACTGGCACCTGATCGGCGGCGCCGACGTCGCTGCCGAGCTCGACGCCAAGCGCGCCATCCAGCAGGGCACCGAGGTCGCCGCCGGGCTCTAA
- a CDS encoding ABC transporter substrate-binding protein yields the protein MRTRLPALLVVPFALAVTLSGCGSESNTSAEGGAPASCKAADLPLKQGGKLTIGTDSPAYEPWFSENDPSNGKGFESAVAYAVADQLGFAKDDVVWIKQAFNTSYTPGAKKFDFDINQISITPERANVVDLSQGYYTASQAVVTMEDDAAKAASLADLKGLKLGAQTATTSLTAIREDVQPSTDPLVFDTSDQAKQALLNGQVDALVFDLPTAFYITGAEIEGSTITGQFESSEKPEEFGLLTEKDSGLAPCLDEALTALEKDGTLAALEKEWLSDVVSVPVLK from the coding sequence ATGCGTACTCGCCTCCCCGCCCTTCTCGTCGTTCCGTTCGCCCTCGCTGTCACGTTGTCCGGCTGCGGGAGCGAGAGCAACACCAGCGCCGAGGGCGGCGCCCCCGCCTCCTGCAAGGCCGCCGATCTGCCGCTGAAGCAGGGCGGCAAGCTGACGATCGGCACCGACTCTCCTGCGTACGAACCCTGGTTCTCCGAGAACGACCCCAGCAACGGCAAGGGATTCGAGTCGGCGGTCGCCTACGCGGTCGCCGACCAGCTCGGGTTCGCGAAGGACGACGTCGTCTGGATCAAGCAGGCGTTCAACACCTCCTACACGCCGGGCGCGAAGAAGTTCGACTTCGATATCAACCAGATCTCCATCACGCCCGAGCGGGCGAACGTCGTCGACCTCTCGCAGGGCTACTACACGGCCTCGCAGGCGGTCGTGACGATGGAAGACGACGCGGCCAAGGCGGCGTCGCTGGCTGACCTCAAGGGCCTCAAGCTCGGTGCGCAGACGGCGACCACCTCGCTCACCGCGATCCGCGAGGACGTGCAGCCGAGCACGGATCCGCTGGTCTTCGACACCAGCGACCAGGCCAAGCAGGCGCTGCTCAACGGCCAGGTCGACGCGCTCGTCTTCGATCTGCCGACCGCGTTCTACATCACCGGGGCCGAGATCGAGGGCAGCACGATCACCGGGCAGTTCGAGAGCAGCGAGAAGCCGGAGGAGTTCGGCCTGCTGACCGAGAAGGACAGCGGCCTGGCTCCGTGCCTCGACGAGGCGCTGACCGCGCTCGAGAAGGACGGGACCCTCGCGGCCCTCGAGAAGGAGTGGCTCTCTGACGTCGTCTCCGTCCCTGTCTTGAAGTGA
- a CDS encoding amino acid ABC transporter permease — MGAWAPSERELERQAVRRRLKLQQIAVATVVTVVVTVGVGLLVVSSPGWDRVRDYFLSWSHARDSFAAIAEGFWINIRIFLIAEPCVLILGALVAITRQTTSPWLAPLRFLATGYTDLFRGVPSILVVVICGIGIPALGLSGVTNSLFWLTTFALVLCYGAYVAEVFRAGILSIHPTQVASAEALALTHTQTMRFVVLPPAVRRVVPPLMNDLVSLQKDTALISAVGVFEALRTAQDYQGYNFNGTPLLVAAAYFLIVAVPLTRLTDWLMRRQIEKEQGR; from the coding sequence GTGGGTGCGTGGGCTCCGAGCGAGCGGGAGCTCGAGAGACAGGCCGTACGCCGCCGGCTGAAGCTGCAGCAGATCGCCGTCGCGACGGTGGTGACCGTGGTGGTGACGGTCGGGGTGGGCCTGCTGGTCGTCTCCTCGCCTGGGTGGGACCGGGTTCGGGACTACTTCCTGAGCTGGTCGCACGCGCGCGACTCGTTCGCGGCGATCGCCGAGGGGTTCTGGATCAACATCCGGATCTTCCTGATCGCCGAGCCGTGCGTACTCATCCTCGGAGCCCTCGTCGCCATCACGCGTCAGACGACCTCTCCGTGGCTGGCACCGCTGCGGTTCCTGGCCACCGGCTACACCGACCTGTTCCGTGGAGTGCCGTCGATCCTGGTCGTGGTCATCTGCGGCATCGGTATCCCGGCGCTGGGTCTGTCCGGGGTGACCAACTCGTTGTTCTGGCTGACCACGTTCGCGTTGGTGCTCTGCTACGGGGCCTACGTCGCCGAGGTCTTCCGTGCCGGCATCCTGTCCATCCATCCCACCCAGGTCGCCTCGGCCGAGGCGCTGGCGCTGACCCACACCCAGACGATGCGCTTCGTCGTTCTCCCGCCGGCCGTACGCCGCGTCGTACCGCCGCTCATGAACGACCTCGTCTCGCTGCAGAAGGACACCGCCCTGATCTCGGCGGTCGGTGTCTTCGAGGCGCTGCGGACGGCCCAGGACTACCAGGGCTACAACTTCAACGGCACGCCGCTGCTGGTCGCGGCCGCGTACTTCCTCATCGTCGCGGTGCCGCTCACCCGGCTCACCGACTGGCTGATGCGGCGACAGATCGAGAAGGAGCAGGGCCGATGA